In Spinacia oleracea cultivar Varoflay chromosome 5, BTI_SOV_V1, whole genome shotgun sequence, a single window of DNA contains:
- the LOC130461774 gene encoding uncharacterized protein, translated as MHKYRNFPVEYLNPSLSDHSPLLINCLPDMHEGGRPFKFLNYLAEHSQLIPIIETMWTQPRIPISYMYSLWCKLKLVKVKLKTLHKEEFASISDRVPHARNALEDVLHSLLTSSDVSLQIQEAICVENLKKWLRVDEIALRKKSRIQWLQIGDSNHQYFFSSIKERNILNRISVLFDGQGKKIVDMELIQTEIISFYKKLLGTTADSLPVVDLALKCIGDDKAPGLDGLSAAFFKISWQVVKHDIYDVVKEVFRTNQMLHQYNYTSITLIPKIPNPSKVKYYRPIACYNVVYKLISYNILLAIELIKGYTSSHLSPKCMLKVDLKNAYCSVEWSFFTSVMIELDFPENRADSVSISLLFEAFSKFSRASTLEANLDKSNIYICGVTAAAKITILESVHIPEGVFPFRYLSVPLHTRKLAYNKCRPLVDKPLILLVPDLYLAQENNQGNSEFLQDFHVKW; from the exons ATGCACAAGTATAGGAATTTTCCCGTGGAATACTTGAATCCTTCTTTGTCTGACCATTCTCCtctcttgattaattgtctTCCTGATATGCATGAAGGTGGTAGGCCCTTCAAGTTTCTTAACTATCTCGCAGAACATAGCCAATTAATTCCTATTATAGAGACAATGTGGACCCAACCTAGAATTCCTATATCCTATATGTACAGCTTGTGGTGTAAACTGAAGCTTGTTAAGGTCAAGCTCAAAACACTTCATAAAGAGGAGTTTGCTAGTATTTCTGATAGAGTTCCTCATGCTAGGAATGCCCTGGAAGATGTTCTGCATTCTTTACTGACTTCATCTGATGTTAGTCTTCAGATACAGGAAGCTATATGTGTTGAGAATCTTAAGAAGTGGTTAAGAGTAGATGAAATTGCTCTTAGGaagaagtctagaatccaatgGTTACAAATTGGTGACTCAAATCACCAGTACTTCTTTTCTTCAATTAAAGAGAGGAATATATTAAATAGAATATCTGTGTTGTTTGATGGTCAAGGCAAGAAGATTGTGGATATGGAGCTCATTCAAACTGAGATCATCTCCTTTTACAAGAAGTTGCTTGGCACTACAGCTGATTCTCTCCCTGTT GTTGATCTAGCTTTGAAATGCATTGGTGATGATAAGGCTCCTGGTTTGGATGGGCTTAGTGCTGCGTTCTTCAAAATATCATGGCAGGTGGTCAAACATGATATTTATGATGTTGTAAAGGAAGTGTTCAGAACTAATCAAATGCTTCATCAGTATAACTATACTTCCATCACCTTAATCCCTAAAATCCCTAATCCTTctaaagtgaaatattatagaCCAATAGCTTGTTACAATGTGGTTTACAAACTG ATCTCATATAACATCCTTTTAGCTATTGAGTTGATTAAAGGATACACTAGCTCTCATCTCTCTCCTAAGTGTATGCTCAAAGTTGACTTGAAGAACGCATATTGCTCTGTTGAGTGGTCCTTTTTTACCAGTGTTATGATTGAATTGGATTTCCCAGAAAA CAGAGCAGATTCCGTTTCTATCTCCCTGTTATTTGAAGCTTTCTCTAAGTTCTCCAGGGCTTCTACTCTAGAGGCTAACCTTGATAAGAGTAACATTTATATTTGTGGCGTTACTGCTGCTGCTAAGATCACCATTCTAGAATCAGTCCACATTCCTGAGGGAGTGTTCCCTTTCAGATACCTTAGTGTTCCTTTGCATACTAGGAAACTAGCTTACAATAAGTGTAGGCCACTGGTTGATAAG CCTCTAATCCTTCTGGTGCCAGATCTTTATCTTGCCCAAGAAAATAATCAAGGAAATTCAGAATTTCTGCAGGATTTTCATGTAAAATGGTAA